In the genome of Flavobacterium panacagri, one region contains:
- a CDS encoding sugar phosphate isomerase/epimerase family protein, whose translation MKSKRNLFIAMLVVMSTTFNSCATAQSSNKKQKYKVAVCDWMILKRQKLGSFALAAEIKADGIELDMGGLGNRPTFDSKLGDPVERQKFLDKSKETGVGISSIAMSGFYAQSFATREITPMITDCIQAMKNMKVKVAYLPLGTQTDLVKNPELRPEVIKRLQWAGKEVRKIGGVIAIETSLSATEEKKLLDEVGSKYIKSSFNFANAVDNGRDISSELKILGKNYLAQIHASNTDQFWLENDKAIDMPKIKETLDEMKWSGWLIVERSRDVTQVHNVKANYGANVAYLKKIFQD comes from the coding sequence ATGAAATCTAAAAGAAATTTATTTATTGCAATGCTTGTTGTGATGTCCACAACATTCAACAGCTGTGCAACGGCTCAGTCATCCAACAAAAAGCAAAAATATAAAGTTGCGGTTTGCGATTGGATGATTTTAAAAAGACAGAAATTAGGTTCTTTTGCTTTAGCAGCGGAAATAAAAGCGGATGGAATCGAACTGGATATGGGAGGTTTAGGAAACCGCCCAACTTTCGACAGCAAACTAGGTGATCCTGTAGAAAGACAAAAATTCCTTGATAAATCGAAAGAAACTGGTGTCGGAATAAGTTCGATTGCGATGTCTGGATTTTATGCCCAGTCTTTTGCTACAAGAGAAATCACACCCATGATTACGGATTGCATTCAGGCCATGAAAAACATGAAAGTAAAAGTGGCTTATCTTCCATTAGGAACGCAAACCGATTTAGTTAAAAATCCGGAGTTACGTCCAGAAGTAATTAAAAGACTTCAATGGGCAGGAAAAGAAGTGAGGAAAATAGGAGGAGTTATCGCAATCGAAACTTCCTTAAGTGCCACAGAAGAGAAAAAACTTTTGGATGAAGTCGGTTCAAAATACATTAAAAGTTCTTTCAATTTTGCCAATGCAGTTGATAATGGCAGAGACATTTCATCAGAATTGAAAATCTTAGGAAAGAATTATTTAGCTCAGATTCATGCTTCGAATACCGATCAGTTCTGGTTGGAAAATGACAAAGCGATTGATATGCCAAAAATCAAAGAGACATTAGATGAAATGAAATGGAGCGGATGGCTTATTGTAGAACGTTCTCGTGACGTAACACAAGTGCATAATGTAAAAGCCAATTACGGAGCAAATGTGGCTTATTTGAAGAAGATTTTTCAAGATTAA